In Deinococcus irradiatisoli, the genomic stretch GAGATCTACGGCGGCCTGCAGGGCTTTTACGATTACGGCCCGCTCGGTGTGGAACTCAAGAACAACATCAAGGCGGCCTGGTGGCGCAGCAACGTCTATGAGCGCGACGACATGGAGGGCCTGGACGCCAGCATCATCATGCACCGCCTGGTGCTGCGCCACTCCGGCCACGAAGCCACCTTCTCCGACCCGATGGTGGACAACAAGAAGAACAACAAACGCTACCGCCTCGACCACCTCGTCAAGGACCAGAAAGCCGACGTGATCGCCAGAGTCGCCCAGGAAATCGGTGAGGACGTGGACAACTTCCCGGCGGTGGTGGCGGCCCTGGTGAAGAATCCGGCCCAGGCCAGCCAGGCGCTCAAGGCGGCGGGCGTGCGCGATCCGTTTTCCGGCGAGGTGGGCGACTGGACCGAGCCCAAGCCGTTCAACATGATGTTCAAGACGACCATCGGCCCGGTGGCCGACGAGGAGAGCTACGGCTACCTGCGGCCCGAAACGGCGCAGGGCATCTTCACCAACTTCAAGAACGTGGTGGACAGCACCTCGCGGAGATTGCCGTTCGGCATCGCCCAGATCGGCAAGGCCTTTCGCAACGAGATCACCCCGCGCAACTTCATTTTCCGGGTGCGCGAACTCGAACAGATGGAAATCGAGTTCTTCTGCACGCCCGGCACCGACGAGCAGTGGCACGAGCACTGGCTGGAGCGGCGACTGAGTTGGTGGGAGGCCCAGGGCGTGCCCAGAAGCAAGATCGAGATTCTCGACGTGCCGAAAGAAGACCTGGCCCACTACTCCAAGCGCACCTACGACCTGATGTACGACTACCCCACCCTGGGCCACGAGGAGATCGAGGGCATCGCCAACCGCAGCGACTACGATCTGGGCTCGCACACCAAGTCGCAAAGCGAACTGGGGCTGGTGGCGAAGGTGGAGGAAAACAGCGACAGCGTCGCCAAGCTGACCATTCCGCACCCGGACACCAACAAGCCGGTGGTGCCCTTCGTGATCGAGCCGTCGGCCGGGGTGGACCGGGCCATGCTAGCCGTGCTCAGCGAGGCCTTTACCAAGGAAACGCTGGAGAACGGCAACGAGCGCATCGTGCTGAGGCTCAGGCCCCACCTGGCACCGATCAAGGTGGCAGTGATTCCGCTGGCGCGCAACAAGCCCGAACTGGTCGAACTGGCCCGGCAGATCAAGAACGAACTGCAAAAACTGGGGCTGGGCCGCATCCTGCTCGAAGACAGTGGCAACATCGGCAAGGCCTACCGCCGCCACGACGAGGTCGGCACCCCGTATTGCGTCACGGTGGACTTCGACACCCTGGGCCAGAGCAGCGAAGCGTCCGGCGAGAACCTGAAAGACAGCGTGACCGTGCGCGACCGCGACACCCTGCAGCAGGAACGCGTGGCGATCAGCGAACTGAGCGGCTGGCTTCAGGCCAAACTGAAGTAAGCTGCTTCTCGAGCCCAGCTTCTGTGGGCTGGGCGGGCACCTTCAGTCGGCGGCGGTCCGGGGTTTAAAGCCCGGACCGCCCATTGTATGAGGGCGTACCGACCCTGAACGGCCGCTTCTTTAAGCTGTCGGCAAGTCAGAGCAACCGGGCTTTTGAAAGTGCCCGAATTCTTACGGTTTCCGCGCTTCTCCTAGAGAACGCCGCGCCGAAGGATGAGTTTTGCTCTGTAACTTGAAAGGAGCCGGTTATGTTGAAGAAAACGTTGTTCTTGACGACCGCTTTGTTTCTCGCCCCCACCGCTCTGGCCCAAACGCAGGCGGCGCCCAGCGACACCATCGCCGGCATCGTGGCGAGCAACCCCGACTTCAGCACTCTGCTGGCCGCCGTCAAGGCCGCCGGGCTGGTCGACACGCTGAACGGCGACGGCCCCTTCACGGTGTTTGCCCCGACCAACGCGGCGTTTGCCAAGATTCCCGCCGATCAGCTCAACGCCCTGCTCAACGATCCGGCCAAGCTCAAGGCCGTGCTGCTCTACCACGTCGTGTCGGGTAAAGTGCTGGCCGCCGACGTGGTGACCATGACCAGCGCCGACACCGTGCAGGGCTCGCCGATCAACATCAAGGTCGACGGCAGCACCGTGATGGTCAACGACGCGACCGTCACCGCCACCGACATCATGGCGACCAACGGCGTCATCCACGTCATCGACACCGTGCTGTTGCCGCCCAGCTGAACGCCACCCGAGCGGGCACGCGCCGTTCAAGGCATCATGCTCCTCCCGCACAAAGCGCCGCACCCTTTGACAGGTGCGGCGCTTTGTGCGTCGTGTACTCAGTAAGGGCCGTACATCATTTTGGCCTGGTAGTGCAGGTCGATGCTGGGCTGGCCTTTTTTCGCCGTCAGCCACCACGGGCTCTTCCGGGTGAGCAACACCGTGCAGTTCATGTCTTCGCTGTAAAAGCCGTCGGCGTCGTTATCAGAGCCGTAGGTCATCACCCGCGCCTTAATGCTCAAGCGGGCCTATCAACAAACGTATTCCCTCCCAGACGCAAGTTTCGTTCCTACAAAGTCTTTCAATATAGAAACGTATCTCTCTGTTTGTCCAGTTATCGTAAAACAAATCCACCATCTATTGACAAGAGAAGCGCCTCACCCGAGCGAGGGGTGCGGCGCTTCTTTGCTCTGACGCTCAACTCAAATACTGATCTCCGCAAACCTCGCGTTCTCGCGGATGAACTCTTTGCGCGGCCCCACATCGGTGCCCATCAGGGCCTCGAACACCTCGTTGGCGATGATCAGGTCCTCGATGCTCACGCGCTTGAGCACCCGCCCTTCGGGGTTCATGGTGGTGTCCCACAACTGGTCGGCGTTCATCTCGCCCAGACCCTTGAAGCGCTGGATCTCGTACTTCTTGCCCTCGCGGTTGGCCTGCGCCACATGCTTTTTCAGCTCGTCCTCGGCGTAGAGGTAGATGCCCTTGTTGGCGCTGGTCTGCCGGCCCACGATGATGCGGTACAGCGGCGGCTGGGCGATGTAGAGGTGCCCCTGCTCGACCACCGGACGCATGTAACGGAAGAAGAAGGTCAACAGCAAGGTGGTGATGTGCCCGCCGTCCATGTCGGCATCGGTCATGATGATGATCTTGTGGTAGCGCAGGTTGGAGAGGTCGAAGTGAACGTTGTCGCCGGTGCCCTCCACCCCCGCACCAATCGCGCCGATCAGCGAGCGGATCTCGGCGTTCTTGAGGATCTTGTTGAGCTCGGCCTTCTCGACGTTGAGGATCTTCCCGCGCAGCGGCAAAATCGCCTGAAAGCGCCGCTCGCGCCCGCCCTTGGCCGAGCCGCCGGCCGAGTTGCCTTCCACGATGAACAGCTCGCTCTCAGCCGGGTCCTGCGAGGAGCAGTCGGCCAGCTTGCCCGGCAGATCGTCGTTTTCCAGCGGATTGCTGCGGCGGATGATGTCGCGGGCCTTGCGGGCCGCTTCGCGGGCGCGGGCCGCCTCGGCCGCCTTCTCCACGATGGTCTTGCCGATCTTGGGATTTTCTTCGAGGAATTCGGCGAACTTATCGCCCACCACCGCGTTCACGGCCGTCTGCGCTTCACTGTTGAGCAGCTTGACCTTGGCCTGCGACTCGAACTGCGGCTCCCCCAGCTTCACCGAAACCACGCAGTAGATGCCTTCGAGCAGGTCTTCACCGCCGGGAATCGGGTTGCCGGACTTGATCATGTTCTTGTCTTTGGCGTACTTGTTCAGAATGCGGGTGTACGCCGTCTTGAAGCCGGTCAGCGGCGTGCCGCCGTCGCGGGTGCGGATCATGTTGGCGTAGGTCAGGATGTTGTCGCTGGAATAGGTGTTGGCGTGAATGAACGCCACTTCCACTTCCACCCCGCTGTGGGTACCGCGCATCACGATCGGCTGGTCGTAGAGCAGCTTGCTGTCGTCGATCACCAGCGCGCGGGCGAAATTGGCGATGCCACCCTGCTCGAAGAAGGTTTCTTCCTTGATCTGGTCGCCGTGCAGTTCCTTGCGCTCGTCGCGCAGCACGATCTTGAGGCCGGTCAGGTAGGCCAGTTCGCGCAGGCGGCCCCGGATGCGGTCGTAGTTGAAGCTGTTGGCGAACTCGCTGAACACCGCTGCGTCCGGCTGAAAGCTGACCTTGGTGGCCCAGGTGACGTCGTCGGGCGTGTCGCCCGTGATTTCAAGTGGCGTCACCACGTCGCCGCGCTCGAAACGGATGTGGTGCAGCTGGCCGTGCTTGTTGACCGTCACGTCGAGGTAGGTCGAGAGTGCGTTCACCACGCTCGAGCCGACGCCGTGCAGGCCGCCCGACACCTTGTAGGCGCCCTGGCCGAACTTGCCGCCGGCGTGCAGCTCGGTGAAAATCACTTCGATGGCGCTGCGGCCCTCGGACTTCATGATGTCCACCGGAATGCCGCGCCCGTTGTCGGTGACGGTGGCCGAACCGTCCTCGTGCATGATGATGTGCACTTCGTCGGCAAACCCGGCCAGCCCTTCGTCGATGGCGTTGTCGATGATCTCGGTCAGCAGCTGGTGATAGCCGTCGATGCCGGTGCCGCCCTGCACGTACATGCCGGGGCGCTTGCGAACCGCTTCCAGACCTTTGAGGACACTGATCTGGCTGGCGTCATATTCCTGGATCAATTCAGGGGTCAAATCGGAGGTGTTGGCATCGGTGGGGGTCATGTGGCTCCTTATGCTATGGGCGTAACTTATCGGTGATCTCGAAAAGGGAGGCGTGAGGGGAATTTTTCCCGACTGGACACGCTTCCTGCGTACCCGTCAGTCTATCACCCGCAGTGAAAACGGTCAAGAAAATTACGCCGTGAGCGAAAAGAGCCGGAGGGTTTTCGGGCGGCGATTTTGCCCGGCTGGGCGCGGGTTTTTGGCTGCTGGGCCGCAGCGCCTGGTGGCCGTCACCGCTTAGGCTAGGCAGATGGACCTGCTGCGCGCCTTTCACGACTTTACCTTCAACACCTCGCTCGCCAAACTCTTTCCCAATCCGTTTACGCTGGCCTGCTTCCTGCTGCTGGTCTGGAGCGTGGCCCCGGCCTTCTCGGGCCGGCTGGGACGGAGCTTCGTGGTGCTGACCCGCCTGAGCTGGGCCGTCTTCGGGCTCTACGGCCTCAGCGGCGTGCTGCTGGCCCTGGCAGGGCACAAGGTGGCGAGCGCGGTGGTCGCCGCCGGCAGCAGCGTCACCAAATACGGCTTCGCGCCGGACCCCAAGCGCAACCTCGAGCACTGGATGTACACGGTGTTCGCGCTGAGCAGTTTGTATTTCATCGAAGTGTTGATCGCCGGAAAACTGATCGAGCGCCGCAAGGGCCTGTACTTCCTGCCGCTCGTGA encodes the following:
- a CDS encoding glycine--tRNA ligase; its protein translation is MPATSMEELVSLCKRRGFIFQGSEIYGGLQGFYDYGPLGVELKNNIKAAWWRSNVYERDDMEGLDASIIMHRLVLRHSGHEATFSDPMVDNKKNNKRYRLDHLVKDQKADVIARVAQEIGEDVDNFPAVVAALVKNPAQASQALKAAGVRDPFSGEVGDWTEPKPFNMMFKTTIGPVADEESYGYLRPETAQGIFTNFKNVVDSTSRRLPFGIAQIGKAFRNEITPRNFIFRVRELEQMEIEFFCTPGTDEQWHEHWLERRLSWWEAQGVPRSKIEILDVPKEDLAHYSKRTYDLMYDYPTLGHEEIEGIANRSDYDLGSHTKSQSELGLVAKVEENSDSVAKLTIPHPDTNKPVVPFVIEPSAGVDRAMLAVLSEAFTKETLENGNERIVLRLRPHLAPIKVAVIPLARNKPELVELARQIKNELQKLGLGRILLEDSGNIGKAYRRHDEVGTPYCVTVDFDTLGQSSEASGENLKDSVTVRDRDTLQQERVAISELSGWLQAKLK
- a CDS encoding fasciclin domain-containing protein, which codes for MLKKTLFLTTALFLAPTALAQTQAAPSDTIAGIVASNPDFSTLLAAVKAAGLVDTLNGDGPFTVFAPTNAAFAKIPADQLNALLNDPAKLKAVLLYHVVSGKVLAADVVTMTSADTVQGSPINIKVDGSTVMVNDATVTATDIMATNGVIHVIDTVLLPPS
- a CDS encoding DNA topoisomerase subunit B, translating into MTPTDANTSDLTPELIQEYDASQISVLKGLEAVRKRPGMYVQGGTGIDGYHQLLTEIIDNAIDEGLAGFADEVHIIMHEDGSATVTDNGRGIPVDIMKSEGRSAIEVIFTELHAGGKFGQGAYKVSGGLHGVGSSVVNALSTYLDVTVNKHGQLHHIRFERGDVVTPLEITGDTPDDVTWATKVSFQPDAAVFSEFANSFNYDRIRGRLRELAYLTGLKIVLRDERKELHGDQIKEETFFEQGGIANFARALVIDDSKLLYDQPIVMRGTHSGVEVEVAFIHANTYSSDNILTYANMIRTRDGGTPLTGFKTAYTRILNKYAKDKNMIKSGNPIPGGEDLLEGIYCVVSVKLGEPQFESQAKVKLLNSEAQTAVNAVVGDKFAEFLEENPKIGKTIVEKAAEAARAREAARKARDIIRRSNPLENDDLPGKLADCSSQDPAESELFIVEGNSAGGSAKGGRERRFQAILPLRGKILNVEKAELNKILKNAEIRSLIGAIGAGVEGTGDNVHFDLSNLRYHKIIIMTDADMDGGHITTLLLTFFFRYMRPVVEQGHLYIAQPPLYRIIVGRQTSANKGIYLYAEDELKKHVAQANREGKKYEIQRFKGLGEMNADQLWDTTMNPEGRVLKRVSIEDLIIANEVFEALMGTDVGPRKEFIRENARFAEISI